One Candidatus Roseilinea sp. genomic region harbors:
- a CDS encoding mannose-6-phosphate isomerase, whose product MVELIQLIPEYHPRMWGGRRLQPDADQPIGEAWIVHEHNRIAGGRYAGRTLAALTAELGAALLGEAVVAHTGKRFPLLIKLLDCHDWLSLQVHPNDAQAIALEGPGHFGKTEAWHVLEADPKAQLIVGVKPGVKPEALQQAIRDGRVLELAQRYAARAGDTIFMPAGTLHALGPGLLIYEVQQASDITYRVWDWNRPASAGRALHIAQSLAVTDPSATGQVRPLRPMLDTDAQQLVACPYFTLDLLTSKVETLALDTRGQSFHVLTVIAGRVVVESETGDMTLDRFESVIVPAAQRQYQVRPLAPSRVLKASAE is encoded by the coding sequence TTGGTCGAGCTGATTCAACTCATCCCCGAATATCACCCGCGCATGTGGGGCGGCCGGCGACTGCAGCCCGACGCCGACCAACCCATCGGCGAGGCGTGGATCGTGCACGAGCACAACCGGATCGCCGGTGGGCGTTACGCCGGGCGCACGTTAGCTGCGCTGACCGCCGAGCTGGGCGCCGCGCTGCTCGGCGAAGCCGTCGTCGCCCACACCGGCAAACGCTTTCCCCTGCTCATCAAGCTGCTCGATTGCCACGACTGGCTTTCGCTCCAAGTGCACCCCAACGATGCGCAGGCCATCGCACTGGAGGGGCCGGGGCACTTTGGCAAGACCGAGGCCTGGCACGTCTTGGAAGCCGACCCAAAGGCGCAGTTGATCGTCGGCGTGAAACCCGGGGTTAAGCCCGAGGCGCTCCAGCAAGCGATTCGCGACGGCCGCGTGCTCGAGTTGGCCCAGCGCTACGCTGCGCGCGCAGGCGACACCATCTTCATGCCTGCCGGCACATTGCACGCGTTAGGGCCGGGGCTGCTGATCTACGAAGTGCAGCAAGCGTCCGACATCACCTACCGCGTGTGGGACTGGAACCGGCCGGCCAGCGCCGGCCGCGCGTTGCACATCGCGCAATCGTTGGCCGTGACCGATCCCAGCGCCACCGGCCAGGTGCGCCCTCTGCGACCGATGCTGGATACCGATGCGCAACAGCTCGTCGCATGCCCATACTTCACGCTCGACTTGCTCACGTCCAAGGTTGAGACGCTTGCGCTCGACACGCGAGGGCAGAGCTTCCATGTGCTCACGGTCATCGCGGGCCGCGTTGTCGTCGAAAGCGAGACGGGCGATATGACGCTCGACCGCTTCGAGAGTGTCATCGTGCCGGCAGCCCAGCGGCAATATCAGGTGCGTCCGCTCGCGCCGTCGCGCGTGTTGAAGGCCAGCGCGGAGTAG
- the efp gene encoding elongation factor P has translation MLIRYNGDVWRVLEYQHIAPGNWRAMVRMKLKNINNGKVIEDRVRAGSEIDVVQSEMRPAQFLYKDGNTYHFMDAETFDQIALDEDMVGDAAQFMRENDTVSLLVLDGSQIAGVELPTFVTLKVVQADVAVRGDTATNVLKNVTLETGAVIQAPSFVKEGDSLKIDTRTGEYIERVKE, from the coding sequence ATGCTCATCCGCTACAACGGCGACGTGTGGCGCGTCCTGGAGTATCAACACATCGCGCCTGGCAACTGGCGCGCCATGGTGCGCATGAAGCTGAAGAATATCAACAACGGCAAGGTCATCGAAGACCGCGTGCGCGCCGGCAGCGAGATTGACGTTGTGCAATCGGAAATGCGCCCGGCGCAGTTCCTCTACAAGGACGGCAATACGTATCATTTCATGGATGCCGAGACCTTCGACCAGATCGCGCTGGATGAAGACATGGTGGGCGATGCCGCGCAGTTCATGCGCGAGAACGACACGGTAAGCTTGCTTGTGCTCGATGGCTCGCAAATTGCCGGCGTGGAGCTGCCCACCTTCGTCACCTTAAAGGTGGTGCAGGCCGATGTGGCGGTGCGCGGCGACACAGCGACGAACGTGCTGAAGAACGTCACGCTGGAAACCGGCGCTGTAATTCAGGCGCCCAGCTTCGTCAAAGAGGGCGACTCGCTCAAGATAGATACGCGCACCGGCGAGTACATCGAACGGGTCAAAGAGTAA
- a CDS encoding alpha-amylase, which yields MRSRGRIRIAFVICTTALCACAAPPAVPVASPTAPAPAATPTPQVTDAPTATPRAARPTPPPDRRPVIASPAWFNDATLYQVFVRSFYDADGDGVGDLRGLQQKLDYIQSLGVNTIWVNPHYPSHTYHGYDVTDYKAVNPQFGTLDDFKALVGEIKRRGMHLIVDFVANHASKGHPFFQDAYGNPRSPYTRWFLFKDANNLSYDSFYGIADLPEWNHSNREVNAYLIGAAEFWLDLGVDGLRADYARGVERWFWEDLRKAVKAKHPDAVLLGEVWDGEPSTLQRYFDEGFDALFDFPWYLRLSGGEHAVGKGVLNGAVDPLLLQPAYRAMLQLYPRGAQIVRFASNHDTNRIASSVQGDPARMRLAAAASILTPGIPIIYYGEEIGMRGVKGPGPIYDEFRREPMDWYAGEAGPGMTTWFRPDNRNNRPNDGVSVEEQDGDPDSLLNYYRALIRLRNEHAALRGANFRMMDAVPHCPTCMGLWRWAGDEVVAMIFNFSGQAQRAVLDAAASPVPIGAPERFLLGEPQPLDALELESWGALVISWQ from the coding sequence GTGAGATCCCGAGGACGAATCCGGATTGCTTTTGTGATCTGCACAACGGCGCTATGTGCCTGCGCGGCGCCGCCCGCCGTCCCAGTTGCGTCGCCGACGGCACCCGCGCCTGCAGCGACGCCCACACCGCAGGTGACCGACGCGCCGACCGCCACGCCCCGAGCGGCTCGGCCGACGCCCCCCCCCGATCGCCGGCCGGTGATTGCGTCGCCGGCTTGGTTTAACGACGCGACGCTGTATCAGGTCTTCGTGCGCAGCTTCTACGATGCCGATGGCGATGGCGTTGGCGATCTGCGGGGACTGCAGCAGAAGCTCGACTACATCCAGTCGCTGGGCGTCAACACGATCTGGGTGAACCCGCACTATCCCTCACACACCTATCACGGCTACGACGTCACCGACTACAAGGCGGTCAACCCCCAGTTTGGCACGCTCGACGATTTCAAAGCGCTGGTCGGCGAGATCAAGCGACGCGGCATGCATCTGATCGTGGACTTCGTCGCTAACCACGCCTCGAAGGGTCATCCGTTCTTTCAGGATGCTTACGGCAACCCCCGATCGCCCTACACCCGATGGTTTCTGTTCAAGGACGCCAACAATCTCTCGTACGATTCGTTCTACGGCATTGCCGACTTGCCGGAGTGGAATCACAGCAATCGCGAGGTGAACGCCTATCTGATCGGCGCAGCGGAGTTTTGGCTCGATTTGGGCGTGGACGGCCTGCGTGCCGATTATGCCCGCGGGGTCGAGCGCTGGTTCTGGGAAGATTTGCGCAAAGCGGTGAAGGCGAAACACCCGGACGCCGTATTGTTGGGCGAGGTGTGGGACGGCGAGCCGTCCACGTTGCAGCGCTACTTCGACGAAGGGTTCGACGCACTCTTCGACTTCCCGTGGTATCTGCGTTTGTCAGGCGGCGAGCATGCGGTGGGCAAAGGCGTGCTGAACGGCGCAGTAGATCCGTTGCTGTTGCAGCCGGCCTATCGCGCGATGCTTCAACTGTATCCGCGCGGCGCACAGATCGTGCGCTTCGCCTCCAATCACGACACAAACCGCATTGCCTCATCCGTCCAGGGGGATCCGGCGCGTATGCGGCTGGCCGCGGCCGCCTCCATCCTCACACCGGGCATTCCGATCATCTACTACGGCGAGGAGATCGGCATGCGCGGCGTAAAAGGGCCGGGGCCGATCTACGACGAGTTTCGCCGCGAGCCGATGGACTGGTACGCCGGCGAGGCCGGCCCAGGCATGACCACCTGGTTCAGACCGGACAACCGCAACAACCGCCCCAACGACGGCGTCTCGGTCGAAGAGCAGGACGGCGATCCCGATTCGCTGCTGAACTATTACCGCGCCTTGATCCGTCTGCGCAACGAACATGCGGCCTTGCGCGGCGCCAACTTCCGCATGATGGACGCTGTGCCCCATTGCCCCACCTGCATGGGCCTTTGGCGCTGGGCCGGCGACGAGGTGGTCGCGATGATTTTCAACTTCAGTGGACAGGCGCAAAGGGCTGTGCTCGATGCTGCGGCGTCGCCCGTGCCCATCGGCGCGCCGGAGCGGTTTCTGCTGGGTGAGCCGCAACCGCTGGATGCGCTGGAGCTTGAGTCGTGGGGCGCACTCGTGATAAGCTGGCAGTGA